The Corynebacterium vitaeruminis DSM 20294 genome window below encodes:
- the glgC gene encoding glucose-1-phosphate adenylyltransferase codes for MGGVRSQSNVLAIVLAGGEGKRLFPLTEDRAKPAVPFGGTYRLIDFVLSNLVNAGYMKICVLTQYKSHSLDRHISQAWNFSGSTSQYIASVPAQQRLGKRWYQGSADAILQSLNLIYDENPDYVIVFGADHVYRMDPSQMVEEHIKSGASVSVAGIRVPRSEASAFGCIQSDDEGNITEFLEKPADPPGTPDDPNMTYASMGNYVFTTKDLIQALKEDEVNEASAHDMGGDIIPYFVAKGAAHVYDFNDNQVPGSTDRDRGYWRDVGTIDAFYEAHMDLISVHPIFNLYNQQWPIRSTDLGELPPAKFVQGGIAQSSMVAQGSIISAATVRNSVLSTDVVVEEGATVEGSVLMPSVRIGKGAVVRHAILDKNVVISDGTLIGVDRERDAQRFAISAGGVVVVGKNTVV; via the coding sequence TTGGGCGGGGTGAGGAGTCAAAGTAATGTTCTAGCAATCGTGCTCGCCGGTGGCGAAGGAAAGCGCCTGTTTCCTTTGACCGAAGACCGTGCGAAGCCGGCCGTCCCGTTTGGTGGCACCTACCGTCTGATCGACTTCGTGCTGTCGAACCTCGTCAACGCGGGTTACATGAAGATCTGTGTGCTCACGCAGTACAAGTCTCATTCCCTCGACCGCCACATTTCCCAGGCGTGGAACTTCAGCGGCTCGACCAGCCAGTACATCGCCTCCGTGCCCGCCCAGCAGCGCCTCGGTAAGCGCTGGTACCAGGGCTCGGCGGACGCGATCCTGCAGTCGCTGAACCTGATCTACGACGAGAACCCCGACTACGTCATCGTTTTCGGCGCGGACCACGTCTACCGCATGGATCCCTCCCAGATGGTGGAGGAGCACATCAAGTCGGGCGCGTCGGTGTCGGTTGCGGGCATCCGCGTCCCGCGCTCCGAGGCGAGCGCGTTCGGCTGCATCCAGTCGGACGACGAGGGCAACATCACCGAGTTCCTCGAGAAGCCCGCGGACCCGCCGGGTACCCCCGACGACCCGAACATGACCTACGCCTCCATGGGCAACTACGTCTTCACCACCAAGGACCTCATTCAGGCCCTGAAGGAGGACGAGGTTAACGAGGCCTCCGCGCACGACATGGGCGGGGATATCATTCCCTACTTCGTGGCCAAGGGCGCGGCCCACGTCTACGACTTCAACGACAACCAGGTCCCCGGCTCCACCGACCGCGACCGCGGCTACTGGCGCGACGTGGGTACGATCGACGCCTTCTACGAGGCCCACATGGACCTCATCTCGGTGCACCCGATCTTCAACCTGTACAACCAGCAGTGGCCGATCCGCTCCACCGACTTGGGCGAGCTGCCCCCGGCCAAGTTCGTCCAGGGCGGCATCGCGCAGTCCTCGATGGTCGCCCAGGGCTCGATCATCTCGGCGGCGACCGTGCGCAACTCCGTGCTGTCCACCGACGTGGTCGTCGAGGAGGGCGCGACCGTGGAGGGCTCCGTCCTCATGCCGAGCGTGCGCATCGGCAAGGGCGCGGTCGTGCGCCACGCGATCCTCGACAAGAACGTGGTGATCTCCGACGGCACCCTCATCGGCGTGGACCGCGAGCGCGACGCGCAGCGCTTCGCCATCAGCGCCGGCGGCGTGGTCGTCGTGGGCAAGAACACCGTGGTGTAG
- the budA gene encoding acetolactate decarboxylase, with protein sequence MNEEHVLPIERHTIFQSSLMTALLDGIYDGEISVGEILGHGNFGIGTFDALDGEMIIVDGVAYQVRGDGTAEVASLEQRSPFAVATNFVPRIVAQAPEGMRRAELSEFISSLLPSENYMYAVRISGVFSEVTVRTVTKQQRPYRPMMEATGDDAELVFHDVTGVIAGFRTPVYEKGIGVPGCHVHFIDDKRTSGGHVLDFVLHQGKVEVCPGTDLNLKLPLTHDFSRAQLAPEDLDRQIHATEVKS encoded by the coding sequence ATGAACGAGGAGCATGTCTTACCCATCGAACGCCACACGATTTTCCAAAGTTCACTCATGACCGCCCTGCTCGACGGCATCTATGACGGGGAGATCTCCGTCGGCGAGATCCTCGGGCACGGCAATTTCGGCATCGGCACCTTCGACGCCCTCGACGGCGAGATGATCATCGTCGACGGCGTCGCCTACCAGGTCCGCGGCGACGGCACCGCCGAGGTCGCCTCGCTCGAGCAGCGCAGCCCGTTCGCGGTGGCCACCAACTTCGTCCCGCGCATCGTCGCCCAAGCCCCGGAGGGCATGCGCCGCGCGGAGCTTTCCGAGTTCATCTCCTCCCTGCTGCCCAGCGAGAACTACATGTACGCCGTGCGCATCTCCGGTGTGTTCAGCGAGGTCACGGTGCGCACCGTCACCAAGCAGCAGCGCCCCTACCGGCCCATGATGGAGGCCACCGGCGACGACGCGGAGCTCGTCTTCCACGACGTCACCGGCGTCATCGCGGGGTTTAGGACCCCGGTCTACGAGAAGGGCATCGGCGTGCCGGGCTGCCACGTCCACTTCATCGACGACAAGCGCACCTCGGGCGGGCACGTGCTCGACTTCGTCCTGCATCAGGGCAAGGTCGAGGTGTGCCCCGGCACCGATCTGAACCTCAAGCTGCCGCTCACGCACGACTTCTCCCGCGCGCAGCTCGCGCCGGAGGACCTCGACCGCCAGATCCACGCCACCGAAGTCAAAAGCTAG
- a CDS encoding O-methyltransferase, whose protein sequence is MTDSSVSALSSYVEETTVASAALTAACEDASEFGLTIPDAMTGQLLSTLAAATKAQGVIAVTPAAGVVGLYLLAGLGDNAIISCIDPEPEHQKRAKVTFREAGYSPSRIRFLPSRPLDVMGRLANASYQLVYGEVSPLELKAFVDAALPLLSAGGVLVLADALLDGTLADLSRKDRDTVAAREADEYIRSLDGVIVSRLPLGAGLTMITKL, encoded by the coding sequence GTGACCGATTCTTCTGTTTCCGCCCTCAGCTCCTACGTAGAGGAGACCACCGTCGCGTCCGCAGCGCTCACCGCAGCGTGCGAGGACGCCTCCGAATTTGGTCTCACCATTCCCGACGCCATGACCGGGCAGCTGTTGTCCACGCTGGCCGCCGCCACCAAGGCCCAGGGCGTCATCGCCGTCACCCCGGCCGCCGGGGTGGTTGGGCTCTACCTGCTCGCGGGTCTCGGCGACAACGCCATCATCAGCTGCATCGACCCGGAGCCGGAGCACCAGAAGCGCGCGAAGGTCACCTTCCGCGAGGCGGGCTACTCCCCCTCCCGCATCCGCTTTCTCCCTTCGCGCCCGCTCGACGTCATGGGGCGCCTGGCCAACGCCTCCTACCAGCTGGTCTACGGCGAGGTCTCCCCGCTCGAGCTCAAGGCGTTCGTCGACGCCGCGCTCCCGCTGCTCAGCGCCGGCGGCGTGCTGGTACTCGCGGACGCGCTTCTCGACGGCACCCTGGCCGACCTCTCGCGCAAGGACCGCGACACGGTGGCCGCCCGCGAGGCCGACGAGTACATCCGTTCCCTCGACGGGGTCATCGTCTCCCGCCTGCCGCTGGGCGCGGGGCTGACCATGATCACCAAGCTCTAG
- the glgA gene encoding glycogen synthase: MRVAMMTKEYPPEIYGGAGVHVTELTRYMREIVPVDVHCMGAPRDEANVYVHGVDEALANANPAIKTLSTGLRMAEAATNVDVVHSHTWYAGLGGHLAARLHGIPHVATAHSLEPDRPWKREQLGGGYDISSWSEKNAMEYADAVIAVSAKMKDAVLAAYPRIDADKVHVVLNGIDTELWQPRPTFDEAEDSVLKKLGIDPDRPIVAFVGRITRQKGVEHLVKAARSFDKDVQLVLCAGAPDTPEIAARTEKLVHDLQAERDGIVWVQEMLDKPKIQEILTAADTFVCPSIYEPLGIVNLEAMACGTAVVASDVGGIPEVVVDGTTGNLVHYDENDPEAFERDLAAAVNAMVADRERAKKFGMAGRQRAVDSFSWVTIAQQTVDIYSSLI, from the coding sequence ATGAGAGTTGCGATGATGACCAAGGAATACCCGCCGGAGATCTACGGAGGCGCCGGTGTTCATGTGACCGAACTGACCCGATACATGCGCGAGATCGTCCCCGTCGACGTTCACTGCATGGGCGCCCCGCGCGACGAGGCCAACGTCTACGTCCACGGCGTCGACGAGGCCCTGGCCAACGCCAACCCCGCCATCAAGACACTGTCCACCGGCCTGCGCATGGCAGAGGCCGCCACCAACGTCGACGTGGTCCACTCCCACACCTGGTACGCAGGCCTGGGCGGCCACCTCGCCGCCCGCCTCCACGGCATCCCGCACGTGGCCACCGCGCACTCGCTCGAGCCCGACCGCCCGTGGAAGCGCGAGCAGCTCGGCGGCGGCTACGACATCTCATCCTGGTCCGAGAAGAACGCCATGGAGTACGCGGACGCCGTCATCGCCGTGTCCGCCAAGATGAAGGACGCCGTCCTGGCGGCCTACCCGCGCATCGACGCCGACAAGGTGCACGTGGTCCTCAACGGCATCGACACCGAGCTCTGGCAGCCGCGCCCCACCTTCGACGAGGCCGAGGACTCGGTGCTCAAGAAGCTGGGCATCGACCCGGACCGCCCGATCGTCGCCTTCGTCGGCCGCATCACCCGCCAGAAGGGCGTGGAGCACCTAGTCAAGGCCGCCCGCAGCTTCGACAAGGACGTCCAGCTGGTGCTGTGCGCCGGCGCGCCGGACACCCCGGAGATCGCGGCCCGCACCGAGAAGCTCGTCCACGACCTCCAGGCCGAGCGCGACGGCATCGTCTGGGTCCAGGAGATGCTGGACAAGCCGAAGATCCAGGAGATCCTCACCGCCGCGGACACCTTCGTGTGCCCGTCCATCTACGAGCCGCTCGGCATCGTCAACCTCGAGGCCATGGCCTGCGGCACCGCCGTGGTCGCCTCGGACGTCGGTGGCATCCCGGAGGTCGTCGTCGACGGCACCACCGGCAACCTCGTCCACTACGACGAAAACGACCCGGAGGCCTTCGAGCGCGACCTCGCCGCGGCCGTCAACGCGATGGTCGCCGACCGCGAGCGCGCCAAGAAGTTCGGCATGGCCGGGCGCCAGCGCGCGGTGGATTCCTTCTCCTGGGTCACCATCGCCCAGCAGACCGTCGACATTTACTCCTCGCTCATCTAG
- a CDS encoding FadR/GntR family transcriptional regulator, with translation MPASHARTYNLVLDWLEEQLRKGTITVGDKLPGERALAEQFEISRSSVREAIKVADAMGLVRSSTGSGPNAGAIVVAEPSSALKWALRMHVYTKALPMGDIVATRVVIESQAASAAALTQNSPDRDAAIEKADALIEMMDDPALPSEEYHSLDTEFHILITSMAGNLVVDTIMESLREATMSYVREAIAERNDWGEIRLHLQQQHRRILEAVRNRQPAEAADAVREHIHWFYSVAGGAMYE, from the coding sequence ATGCCCGCCTCACACGCACGTACCTACAACCTGGTGCTCGACTGGCTCGAAGAGCAGCTGCGCAAGGGCACGATCACGGTGGGCGACAAGCTCCCCGGCGAGCGCGCGCTGGCTGAGCAGTTCGAGATCTCGCGCTCCTCGGTCCGCGAGGCCATCAAGGTGGCCGACGCGATGGGGCTCGTCCGCTCCTCCACCGGCTCCGGCCCCAACGCGGGCGCCATCGTCGTCGCCGAGCCCTCCTCGGCGCTCAAGTGGGCGCTGCGCATGCACGTCTACACCAAGGCACTGCCGATGGGCGACATCGTCGCCACCCGCGTGGTCATCGAGTCCCAGGCCGCCTCGGCCGCGGCCCTGACGCAGAACTCCCCCGACCGCGACGCGGCGATCGAGAAGGCCGACGCGCTCATCGAAATGATGGACGACCCGGCGCTGCCGTCCGAGGAGTACCACTCGCTCGACACCGAGTTCCACATCCTCATCACCTCCATGGCCGGAAACCTCGTGGTGGACACCATCATGGAATCGCTGCGCGAGGCGACCATGAGCTACGTCCGCGAGGCCATCGCCGAGCGCAACGACTGGGGCGAGATCCGCCTCCACCTGCAACAGCAGCACCGCCGCATTTTAGAGGCCGTGCGCAACCGGCAGCCCGCCGAGGCCGCCGACGCCGTGCGCGAGCACATCCACTGGTTCTACTCCGTCGCCGGCGGGGCGATGTACGAATAA
- a CDS encoding GH32 C-terminal domain-containing protein — MTFRPELHVTPEKGILDAPAGALYDGYSWHVFHQFRPTPEAGARWAHQVSHGTPFSWEICDDVLAPLTRETRLRAGAVTAVGDEAALYFTSVTADSASIHLATIDDLDATTEDVNDKGSSVDPHVHRAGEILGDQDGFTRFRSPCVVPDWKLDDAREDGHEGWIMLAVTGDSEAPRLVIAQSHNGRDWALLGPLVITGDMGITDARLVSPRIVRLRDEVDGEIYDVLIVTVERDGIDISGYLVGSLVGNEFAVTTPFTRIDYGHDFTRPRNTNRPSSAIDPDHRYDAATLFGLMNGIGRLDDGSKHESFIKEDWANCLSLPRRVTLEGGQLYQTPIAGIPTAIMHSDAASMWVGMGDVPTGEYLRVELVDSIGQVAAVITHRGDRLELDRSMNAFHSGDPVAVAPLHEDDTDAVTIIVDGSTVEVFADGGQAAMASRVYFNGQCEEFVGTASKGATILREDSLFPESKLGA, encoded by the coding sequence ATGACTTTCCGCCCCGAACTCCACGTCACCCCCGAGAAGGGAATCCTCGACGCCCCCGCCGGCGCGCTGTACGACGGCTACAGCTGGCACGTCTTCCACCAGTTCCGCCCGACCCCCGAGGCGGGTGCGCGCTGGGCGCACCAGGTCTCCCACGGCACGCCGTTTAGCTGGGAGATCTGCGACGACGTGCTCGCCCCGCTGACGCGCGAGACCAGGCTGCGCGCGGGCGCGGTGACCGCGGTGGGCGACGAGGCGGCGCTGTACTTCACCTCGGTGACCGCGGACTCGGCCTCCATCCACCTGGCCACGATCGACGACCTCGATGCCACCACCGAGGACGTCAACGACAAGGGCTCGAGCGTCGACCCGCACGTCCACCGCGCGGGCGAGATCCTCGGCGACCAGGACGGGTTCACCCGCTTCCGCTCGCCGTGCGTGGTGCCCGACTGGAAGCTCGACGACGCCCGCGAGGACGGGCACGAGGGCTGGATCATGCTGGCGGTCACCGGCGACTCTGAGGCTCCCCGGCTGGTCATCGCGCAGTCCCACAACGGCCGCGACTGGGCGCTGTTGGGGCCGCTGGTCATCACCGGCGACATGGGAATCACCGACGCCCGGCTGGTCTCCCCGCGCATCGTCCGCCTGCGCGACGAGGTCGACGGCGAGATCTACGACGTCCTCATCGTCACGGTCGAGCGCGACGGCATCGACATCTCCGGCTACCTGGTCGGCTCGCTCGTGGGCAACGAGTTCGCCGTCACCACCCCGTTCACCCGCATCGACTACGGCCACGACTTCACCCGGCCCCGCAACACCAACCGCCCGTCCAGCGCCATCGATCCCGACCACCGCTACGACGCCGCCACGCTCTTCGGGCTGATGAACGGCATCGGCAGGCTTGACGACGGCTCGAAGCACGAAAGCTTCATCAAGGAGGACTGGGCCAACTGCCTCTCCCTGCCCCGGCGCGTGACCCTCGAGGGCGGGCAGCTCTACCAGACGCCCATCGCGGGCATCCCGACCGCCATCATGCACTCGGATGCCGCAAGCATGTGGGTGGGCATGGGCGACGTCCCCACCGGCGAGTACCTGCGCGTGGAGCTCGTCGACTCCATCGGCCAGGTGGCGGCCGTCATCACGCACCGCGGCGATCGCCTCGAGCTCGACCGCTCGATGAACGCCTTCCACTCGGGCGACCCGGTGGCCGTGGCTCCCCTGCACGAGGACGACACCGACGCCGTCACCATCATCGTCGACGGCTCGACGGTGGAGGTCTTTGCCGACGGCGGCCAGGCGGCCATGGCCAGCCGCGTCTACTTCAACGGCCAGTGCGAGGAGTTCGTGGGCACCGCCAGCAAGGGCGCGACCATCCTGCGCGAGGACAGCCTGTTCCCCGAGTCGAAGCTCGGCGCCTAG